In Lathamus discolor isolate bLatDis1 chromosome 1, bLatDis1.hap1, whole genome shotgun sequence, the following are encoded in one genomic region:
- the LOC136006446 gene encoding serine/arginine repetitive matrix protein 3-like: MALGSEQDGCQYGNLEPFSGYPSPAEDCRRGSSAAPGTPGSQLFPGHGRRPRAPALRPLPGSPQRLCAGTAELRSPRSTASGAQGAGSRGRCRPGRRAAPPRDHRSLSHGKDRGPRPHRTGSPARRRLPPPRGSARRRALSAPRAAPCRGRGRGGRSAALPQCRAARCGAVLYRAVRSTIPRSAPLRRCRLRQGKVGQGGTEHAQGRAGGAAPGPVGAGSTRGRRGEGAVGVPVPL; the protein is encoded by the coding sequence CGGGCTACCCGTCACCTGCCGAGGACTGCCGCCGCGGGAGCAGCGCAGCGCCGGGCACGCCAGGCTCTCAGCTATTCCCCGGGCACGGTCGCCGTCCCCGCGCTCCAGCCCTCCGCCCGCTCCCAGGCTCCCCGCAGCGGCTCTGCGCCGGGACCGCGGAGCTCCGCAGTCCCCGCAGCACGGCGTCCGGCGCGCAGGGCGCCGGCAGCCGCGGCAGGTGCCGGCCAGGCCGGCGGGCAGCGCCTCCCCGGGACCACCGCTCGCTCTCCCACGGGAAGGACCGCGGCCCGCGCCCCCACCGCACCGGCTCACCTGCCCGCCGGCGGCTGCCACCGCCCCGCGGCAGCGCCCGCCGCCGTGCCCTCAGCGCGCCCCGCGCAGCACCatgccggggccggggccggggcgggcggaGCGCGGCGCTGCCGCAGTGCCGCGCCGCGCGGTGCGGTGCCGTACTGTACCGTGCCGTGCGCAGCACTATCCCCCGATCAGCTCCGCTCCGCCGCTGCCGGCTCCGGCAGGGGAAAGTAGGTCAGGGCGGCACTGAGCATGCtcagggccgggccgggggggcGGCCCCGGGGCCGGTGGGGGCCGGCAGCACCCGGGGCCGCCGGGGAGAGGGGGCAGTTGGGGTGCCGGTGCCCTTGTAG